From uncultured Desulfobacter sp.:
ATTTTTATTATAATCAATTTCCCCGTAGGACAGCAGTTCTCCTTTTTCGGCAAAGAGAGTCGAATTCTCACAAAATGACCGCCAGAACATATCTGACTGACATTTGTCCAGGTAATTTAAAAACCGACGGCTCAGTTTCCTCATAACACTTTGGGATAGCGTTTCTTTATCTTTGAATTGTCTTAAATCTGAGTCTATCCAGGCAAGTTTGCCTTCACCCGGATGATACATGACATTCCCAAGTCCCAAATCCTTAGGACAGAGCATTGCGTTGAGAATCACTGCCAGGTCCCGGCCGAAGCATTGGATGATGCTAAGACAATCCGGACGGTGCACAAACTTAAGGTTTAAATCGTCGTAACCAACCAGAAAATCCATCTCATGCATTGATTCCATTCCTTTGCGCATTTTCGGGAATAAAGAGAAAGCTGAAAAATAAGTTTTCGGGGTGATTAGTCCCAATTCAGACAAAATGGCGGCACTTTTTGATTCTCTATCAGCCTGGGATCTTAAGGCATATTTTCTGAAAACATCTTTAGGGATTGATTGCCCGTAACAAACCTTTAAAATATAATTATTCACTTTGTAGAGGTTGGCATACAATTGCCTCTTAAATAAAGACGCTTCTTCAACTTTTCCGGCATTTGCTACGCGAGAACGCCCTTTACAAACAAACAAATGGGATACGCCCTCAATATTTATATTTTTAAAGAAATAATCATTCATGCTTTTTGCGGCCGGAGCCTGTCTCATGACGCAAGCTCCGGGCTATTTTTATTGATTTTCCATATAATAGTCAGCAAAGAAAAGATTATAAACTGGACCATATCAATAAAATGCGTGGTCATGACCTGCAACACGCCATTTACCAGAAACATGGTTAAAAGTGCAAGACAACATCTTGAGTGGCTTTGTATGAATAAATCTTTCCCATATAAAATTAGCCGGCAACACATGAATACGCAAACGGCAAACAATCCGGCATACAGTAGCATCCCCACAAGACCTGTCCTGGTAGCCATGCTTGAAAACATATTATGCGGTCGGTCAAACGGATTCTTTCTGTAGTTTTCAGGTATCCGGGAACGATAAGTTTCTTTATCAATGAATTCAGGATTCCGGAAGGTATCAATTGAAAATCCGGTTCCTAAAATAGGATAATCTTTTATTACCTCTATTGAATAAAGAATTAAACCTATTCTGGCATTATCTTCAAAAAGTTTAGCCTGAATCCTGTTTTGTATAGGGCTTAGTGCTATAATTAAAATTATGGCAACCATCAAAAGACTTAACACTTTTTTGTGGCCCCACAGTTGTAAAGGAAATGCGATGCACAGCGCCAAAATGGCCCCCCTTGATTGGGTTGCGATAGTAGATATGATTAAAACCGTAATAGCCACTGCCAGAAAAGTACGTTGGAATTTATTTTGACAAATTTTAAATAACCACACGGCCAGAAAGAGCCCCAGCATAAATCCAAAAGGTATCACATCCGGGGCAACTGTTTTAAATCCATTAATAAAAAGGCGAGAAACGATGTCATGCCCCAATATCCCATAATATAAAATTAAAGCACCTACGGCAAAAACAAATTCCGAGAGAACAACACAAACGGCAAGCAATAATAAACGTTTTTTTGTGCCGAACAAATTTATTACGACCAGATAAAAGATCAAATAACGAATCAAATGGGAGTACAGGTCGCGGGCGCTATCCGGCTTATCCAACGCAAAAATAATACTTATTGCGGCCCAAAAAAGAAATAAGGCGAATGGGTAGAGCAGGGGGGTGTTATAATAAAAAACGTCAAATTTATTTCGTGCCATGATGATCATGAGCAAAATAGCAGCATAAAAAAACAGTTGATCTAAAAATGTTGTGTGAGGGAATGGATTTAAAAAAATAACAAGTAGCATTAAAAAAACAGCTATATTTTCCAACCTGCTATTTGCACCCACACCCGTTTTTTGATCAGCTATCGAAGACTGCACCGAAGAAGATAATTTATCCATGAATTTTAAGCCTCATGTCGCGTTTTGGGGTTTTACTTGATTATCTCCTCAATGAGTGAGTGAAGCAGGGATTTTCCTTCTAAGTAACTAAGATTTTTCTCTTTTAATTTTAGTTACTTGTAGGATCGGGCTCAGCCCCGGCTGAATGGGACGCTTTTTATATTTACCTTCATCCGCTCCGAATATAACCAGTTAGTAGTAGGGCGGATATTTATCATGATAAGGATTGGTAACGCAAGTCAGATCTGCTTTTTTTAACAAATTTCAAAAGACCCCAAAACGCGACATAAGCCTTTACTGACATCAATCATAACATTTATGCAGGTCTTTAAAATTAACAGATGCATGGGCATGCACGGACAGCAAGTCCGTCAAGACGTGTGCAGCCCTTCATATAAATCCAGCTTCTCCAAAAATATTTTTTGAAGTCCCTTTGGGATGTTATAGAAAATGTCTTTTTTAAGCCCTCTAATATCTCTATTTTTAACTCGATGCGGTTTATACCATCGGTTAGGCCGCATATCATCAAAGTCCAATAAGCAAATTCGGTCATCTTGGAAAATTAAATTCGACATTCTTATATCCCCATGAATGAGCCCAAGTTCCCTGATCTTAAAAAGTATCGAAAGCACCATATCCATTCCCTTATCGATTTTTTCAGCGGATTTCATATAGGACTTAAAATACTCTTCTCCAGTAATGCCTTCCACATATTCATAGATAAAATGGGACATGCCGCGCAAGAACCCGATCCGTTCTTCAACGAAAGCAACCGGTTTTGGCACAAAAATTCCCTTGGATATTAAAAAATGAGAATAATACCAGTTTCGGCTTGAGCGTGTCGGTCTGAAATATCGTTTAAACTTATGCCACTGGGATTTATAATTGTGTCGTTTAATCACAAGCTTTTTATCGTCCAAAACAACAATGCCGACCTTACTTTTAAAATTATCTTGTATGATTTTAGTCTTGCTGTTATCCAGAAATGCATCCGGATCGTCCAGGAGTCTCAGCATGTCATCTGACAGGAAGTGTTTATTACACATTACTACGGCAGAAAAGTTTTTTTTTGAATAGACCGCATCTATTGTACAGTTCTTATCACCCTGACCCATTTATTATTTTGATTCTCTCTTTGACAAAATTTTTTTATAAAGGGCCTCATGGGAGGCACCGACCCTTGACCAGCCGTATTGTTCAGCTGTTTTTCTTGCGCAAAGGCCTATTTCCCGTCTCTTTTCATCTGACCGCATCAACTTTAGCAATCCCGGAAGCTCGGATGCCTTCTTTATCAAAAAACCATTTTCGCCGTGCCGAATCAGGTCGGCAATTCCTGAGTTATGACTTACAATCACCGGCAAACCGCATGCCATGCCTTCAAGTATACTCATGCCAAAGGCTTCTGACCGAGAGGGCAACACAACAACATCGGCAAGGGCATAATATTTTATAACATTATCCGTGATCCCTTCCATACTGACCCGCTGCCCGCAATGATGCGCCTTGATCATTTTTTTAAACTGGGGGATATGATCCCCCTTTCCAACGACCAATAACCGCATCCCCTCAGTAATGGCGGGTATCAACCGATCAAGCCCCTTACGCTGAAACGCCGATCCGACAAAGAGCACAGCAAGCTCATTTTTTTCGATGTTTTTTTCTTTTCGGGCCTGTTCACGCATGGCGTGAATAGAGATTCCATCAAATACGGTCAAATCAACGCCAGGCGGAATCTCAACGATATTTCCGGTCCGATGATAGTTCTTTTCAACATCCTTTGATATGGCCGTGGAGACGGAAATCAGCCAGGGGGTTTTCATCTGCCGCCGTTCAAGCCAGAGATAAAGCAAACTGCGCAGGCTCAGGTATTTTTGATCAATTTTTCTTAATAAGGTATATTTCTCCAATCCTTCATAATAAGAAAAACTGTGTAAAGTCAGAACCTCCTGAGTATAGTTCCGCTCGTGGGAATGAATAATATCATAATCATGATCCTTGAGTATTTTTGCCGTTTCCCTCACAAAGGAAATGGTATTTAGAACACTTGAAAAACGCATGCGATTGGGCACACGAAAAAAACCGATTCCATTCAAAAGTTGGGGCTCTGCTTCACAGGCAAGCACATCAACATGGTGTCCAAGGCGGCATAAAGCGTGAACCAGTTCCACAACATAACGCTCCTTTCCACCCGACAAGGTAAACCGCTTTACCAAAATGGCAATTTTCAACGCCTTACCCCCATTATTTTATTCCTTTAGAAAACATAATATCTAAGGCAACCATTCTTGACTACGCCACATCTTTAATTTATTATAAAA
This genomic window contains:
- a CDS encoding glycosyltransferase family 4 protein, producing the protein MKIAILVKRFTLSGGKERYVVELVHALCRLGHHVDVLACEAEPQLLNGIGFFRVPNRMRFSSVLNTISFVRETAKILKDHDYDIIHSHERNYTQEVLTLHSFSYYEGLEKYTLLRKIDQKYLSLRSLLYLWLERRQMKTPWLISVSTAISKDVEKNYHRTGNIVEIPPGVDLTVFDGISIHAMREQARKEKNIEKNELAVLFVGSAFQRKGLDRLIPAITEGMRLLVVGKGDHIPQFKKMIKAHHCGQRVSMEGITDNVIKYYALADVVVLPSRSEAFGMSILEGMACGLPVIVSHNSGIADLIRHGENGFLIKKASELPGLLKLMRSDEKRREIGLCARKTAEQYGWSRVGASHEALYKKILSKRESK
- a CDS encoding O-antigen ligase family protein — its product is MDKLSSSVQSSIADQKTGVGANSRLENIAVFLMLLVIFLNPFPHTTFLDQLFFYAAILLMIIMARNKFDVFYYNTPLLYPFALFLFWAAISIIFALDKPDSARDLYSHLIRYLIFYLVVINLFGTKKRLLLLAVCVVLSEFVFAVGALILYYGILGHDIVSRLFINGFKTVAPDVIPFGFMLGLFLAVWLFKICQNKFQRTFLAVAITVLIISTIATQSRGAILALCIAFPLQLWGHKKVLSLLMVAIILIIALSPIQNRIQAKLFEDNARIGLILYSIEVIKDYPILGTGFSIDTFRNPEFIDKETYRSRIPENYRKNPFDRPHNMFSSMATRTGLVGMLLYAGLFAVCVFMCCRLILYGKDLFIQSHSRCCLALLTMFLVNGVLQVMTTHFIDMVQFIIFSLLTIIWKINKNSPELAS
- a CDS encoding lipopolysaccharide kinase InaA family protein produces the protein MGQGDKNCTIDAVYSKKNFSAVVMCNKHFLSDDMLRLLDDPDAFLDNSKTKIIQDNFKSKVGIVVLDDKKLVIKRHNYKSQWHKFKRYFRPTRSSRNWYYSHFLISKGIFVPKPVAFVEERIGFLRGMSHFIYEYVEGITGEEYFKSYMKSAEKIDKGMDMVLSILFKIRELGLIHGDIRMSNLIFQDDRICLLDFDDMRPNRWYKPHRVKNRDIRGLKKDIFYNIPKGLQKIFLEKLDLYEGLHTS